In one window of Phormidium ambiguum IAM M-71 DNA:
- a CDS encoding adenylate kinase, whose protein sequence is MIGKRFIFLGPPGAGKGTQAQKLAALCSIPHISTGEILRNEVFKGTPLGLQAKSYQEKGELVPDKLIDDMVRQRLSEPDTQSGWILDGFPRNVTQAKFFDELLEKLHQQCDFAIDLEVPDEVIVKRLLARGRQDDTEEILRRRLEIYREQTAPLIDYYSQRQILVSIQGNQSMEEVTEEMKKAIDLHC, encoded by the coding sequence GTGATTGGGAAGAGATTCATTTTTTTAGGGCCACCAGGTGCAGGTAAGGGAACTCAAGCACAAAAACTGGCTGCGTTATGCAGTATTCCACATATTTCTACGGGGGAGATTTTACGCAATGAGGTGTTTAAAGGTACTCCGTTAGGTCTGCAAGCTAAGTCATATCAGGAAAAGGGTGAACTTGTACCAGATAAACTGATTGATGATATGGTTCGCCAAAGGCTTTCTGAACCTGATACTCAGTCAGGTTGGATTCTAGATGGTTTTCCTCGGAATGTGACTCAGGCTAAGTTTTTCGATGAACTTTTGGAGAAATTACATCAACAGTGTGATTTTGCGATCGATCTAGAAGTGCCTGATGAAGTTATTGTCAAGCGGTTGTTAGCTCGTGGTAGACAAGACGATACGGAGGAAATTCTGCGTCGTCGTTTGGAAATTTACCGGGAACAAACTGCTCCTTTGATTGATTACTATAGCCAACGTCAAATTCTTGTATCTATCCAAGGCAATCAGTCGATGGAAGAAGTTACAGAAGAAATGAAAAAAGCGATCGATTTGCATTGCTAA
- the secY gene encoding preprotein translocase subunit SecY, which yields MMISREKAPTAQETFAQMAQAAGLRGRLLVTLGLLILVRLGVFLPVPGINREAFRAQVQNSPLVGLLDLFSGGGIVALGIFALGILPFINASIIMQLLTAALPSLENLQKNEGEAGRRKISQWTRYVAVVWAVIQSIGISIWVSPFAEAPNPGFWFFAKTVIALTAGSMFVMWVSELITERGLGNGASLLIFLNIVAVVPKSFAATIDLAQTGGREIVGKVIILLVVFLVMIVGIVFVQEGSRRIPIISARRQVGRKLYLEKSSYLPLRLNQGGVMPIIFASAVLFLPASLANFVQNETLNKIAATYLNPGSPVYVITYLVLILFFSYFYASLIVNPVDLAQNLKKMGSSIPGIRPGKATSEYVERVLNRLTFLGAVFLGVVAIVPTAVESATVGTFRGLGATSLLILVGVAIDTSKQIQTYVISQRYEGMVKE from the coding sequence ATTATGATCAGTCGAGAAAAAGCTCCCACGGCTCAGGAGACATTCGCCCAGATGGCACAAGCAGCTGGACTGCGCGGTAGGCTGCTCGTCACTCTAGGGCTGTTGATTTTGGTAAGATTGGGCGTTTTCTTACCAGTACCAGGAATTAATCGAGAAGCATTTAGAGCACAAGTGCAAAATAGCCCCTTAGTTGGCTTACTAGATTTATTCTCTGGAGGTGGAATTGTAGCTTTAGGCATTTTTGCTTTGGGCATTCTGCCTTTTATTAATGCTTCAATTATCATGCAGCTACTTACTGCTGCCCTTCCTTCTTTGGAAAACCTCCAGAAAAACGAAGGAGAGGCTGGTCGCCGTAAGATTTCTCAGTGGACACGCTATGTAGCTGTAGTCTGGGCGGTAATTCAAAGTATCGGCATTTCTATTTGGGTTAGCCCATTTGCAGAAGCACCCAATCCAGGCTTTTGGTTTTTTGCCAAAACTGTAATTGCTCTCACCGCAGGCTCTATGTTTGTGATGTGGGTTTCGGAATTGATCACGGAACGTGGTTTGGGTAATGGGGCTTCTCTGCTGATTTTTCTGAACATTGTCGCAGTTGTACCAAAGTCTTTTGCCGCTACTATTGATTTGGCTCAAACTGGTGGCAGGGAAATTGTCGGGAAAGTAATCATTCTCTTGGTTGTATTCTTGGTGATGATTGTCGGGATTGTTTTTGTCCAAGAAGGTAGTCGCCGGATTCCGATTATTTCTGCACGTCGTCAAGTAGGACGCAAGTTGTATTTAGAAAAAAGCAGTTACTTGCCTTTGCGTTTAAATCAAGGCGGAGTAATGCCAATTATCTTTGCCTCGGCTGTTTTATTTTTACCTGCATCTTTGGCAAATTTTGTCCAAAATGAAACTTTAAATAAAATCGCAGCCACTTATCTGAATCCTGGTAGTCCGGTTTATGTCATTACTTATTTGGTTTTGATTCTTTTCTTCAGCTATTTCTACGCTTCTTTGATTGTGAATCCTGTAGATTTGGCACAAAATCTGAAGAAAATGGGCTCTAGTATTCCTGGGATTCGCCCTGGTAAAGCTACTAGCGAGTATGTGGAAAGAGTACTCAATCGCTTAACTTTCTTGGGTGCAGTTTTCTTAGGTGTGGTGGCGATTGTACCTACAGCGGTAGAAAGCGCGACGGTGGGAACTTTTAGAGGTTTAGGAGCAACTTCGCTGCTAATTTTGGTTGGTGTGGCTATTGATACCTCAAAACAGATTCAAACTTACGTGATTTCTCAGCGATATGAAGGAATGGTGAAAGAATAG
- the rplO gene encoding 50S ribosomal protein L15, translating into MRLNDALPKEGSKKRRRRLGRGVSAGQGASAGKGMRGQKARSGGSTRPGFEGGQQPLYRRLPKLKHFTVINPRQYTTINVSKLASLPANTEVTLDSLMSAGIITANNGPLKLLGDGELSVPLRVTAAAFTAGARSKIEAAGGTCEVEEKTRG; encoded by the coding sequence ATGAGACTTAATGATGCACTGCCTAAAGAAGGCTCTAAAAAACGCCGCCGCCGTCTAGGTCGTGGTGTTTCTGCTGGACAAGGTGCTAGCGCCGGTAAAGGGATGCGCGGTCAAAAAGCTCGTTCTGGTGGTAGCACTAGACCTGGATTTGAAGGTGGACAACAACCGTTGTATCGTCGTTTACCCAAGTTAAAGCACTTTACGGTAATTAATCCTCGCCAGTACACTACGATCAATGTAAGCAAACTGGCATCCCTCCCAGCCAACACCGAAGTAACTCTGGACTCGCTCATGTCAGCTGGTATCATCACCGCTAACAATGGGCCACTGAAACTCTTGGGAGATGGAGAGTTAAGCGTACCTCTGCGAGTAACAGCAGCGGCTTTTACAGCGGGAGCCCGCAGCAAAATCGAAGCCGCAGGTGGCACTTGCGAGGTCGAAGAGAAAACCAGAGGTTAA